DNA from Sulfurimonas gotlandica GD1:
TAGGCTTTTTTATTTTTAGCTATTGTTTCGCCCATAATTTACTTTCCTTCTTGACTCTACAGTCTAAATTATTTTTTTATTATTTTACCATGGATTCACTAAGGTTTGGATTTTTAATGTTACTTGAATTGTAATTAGGAAAGTTTTTTTTATGAGATATTTAAATATCTCTTTATTAAAAAGAGATATTTGTAGTTTTAGTTTTCGTCGCGAACTATGTTATGACAACGAAAACAAGCATGTTCTATATATGTGTAAGCTCTTTGAGACTCTTCTCTACGAAGTTTTCCAGACTGGTTATATTTATTCTCAACAGCGTCTAATATAATCTGAACATTATGCGCAATAATTTGTGCACTCATTACCGCTTCGTTTGATTTGTTCTGTTTATCTTTTGGAAGCATCTGTTCAAACTTCTTCTGGTTTCCAAGTAAATCATTTGCATGTTTTGCAAATCTTTGGATTGAATCTTTTACACCCTTTTTGTCACTGGATATAAAACTTTGCTGAACCTCTCTCAGCTCTGCATTTAAAAGTAGCATATTTGACTTAAGGTCATATGCCGACAAAGAGCTAACCGATAATGCCAATGACATCACACCCGTGAGTAATACTTTTTTCATCATGTCTCCATCTATTATATTAGACTTTGTAATATTCCTTGATGATTTATTGTAGCATAATATTAATTGATTTATTAAAAAAAATTATATTTACTCTTAATAGATGCTTTAAAATAAAAAAATAATTGGATTAAATATTTATATGGCTAATCTAAAAAAACTACTTCCACTTCCACTAAAGTAATATCCATGTTTGTAATGATTCTTTAACTCACTATATTCTTGTAATGCAGGCTTAAAAAGATCGTTCGCTTCATCTGCGCTCATACTCTCTAAAACTTCTAACGAAGTTTTGTTTTTTAACTCTTGAATTTCAAAACCATCAATAGGTGAGTAGAAGTTTTCTCTATAGCTAATATATACTTTAGGTGTAGAGATCTCTACTTTTGGCGTGTATACTTCAAAGTCTAATATATCTTCTTTAAATTCTTCAACTATCTCACCTATACCGCTAACATTTGCACTGTCATATCCATATATAAAAAATGGTACATCAGCACCCACTTTTAAGCCTATTTGAGCAAGCTCATTTTTACTAAGCCCTAGATGCAGAACTTCGTTACACATTTTTAGATATGTTGCAGCATCACTACTACCACCACCAAGTCCAGCAAAAGCCGGTATAGACTTTTTCACTTCTATGGCATATGAATCCATTAGTTTATCTAAGGATTCAGACTCTACTGCTTCTCTTAAAGCTACGTAGGCTTTATATATAGTATTTTGTTGTGTCTCGCAAGAAAATTCTCCAATAATTTCAAAACCATCTTTAGTTTTTGGAGAAAAGCACAGCTCATCATATAAAGAATCTACCCTCATAAAACGTGAGATTATTTCGTGGTAATTATCTCTTTTACCTGTTATTTTTAAAAAAACATTTACCTTAGCATACGCTCTGTAAATTTTCATATTTGTCTCTATTTTTTAATAATCTTACTAAGTAGGCTCAAGTCATCATGACTATGCTTTTTTGAAGCAGCAATATTTAAATCTTTTACATCTTCTAGTAGTTCATTTCTTATGATAGAAACATCTCTTGGAGCATCTATACCTAATTTAACTACACCCTTGTCTATAGATATAATTTTTATATTTATATTGTCACCAATAATAATTGATTCATCTAATTTTCTAGCTAATACTAACATGTATATATCCTACCTAGTTCATATTTTACAGTTTGATTTTCTATATTTATTATTGAAATATTATCGCCATTATCTAACCAATAATATCCGTCTTCTTGTATCTCTAAATCTTCTAAAGCAAGAACCCTTCCATATTTAAGATTCTCGCTATCACCAAGATAGAAATTTATAGGAATATTAAGAGATTTTTTAATATCTAGAGCTTTTTCCTCATCAAATCTAAACTGTCCTTCACAAAGTCTCTCCAAGGCGCTCAGACTTCCATACTCTAAACCTAGCCTATGAGTTATAATACGGCCAAGTGAACGAATATATGTACCTTCTGACACAGTTGCTTCAAAAGTAACAAAAGGATGGCAATAACTTATAAGTTTTGTCTCATAGATGCTAGAGTTAATTTTATTAAGTGTGAACTCTTTACCAGCTCTTGCTAAATCATAAGCTCTCTGCCCATTTATACGTTTGGCACTAAATATAGGCGGCTCATATTCCAACTCACCTTCTAAAGACTTTACAACTTCTTCTATCTTCTCTAAGCTAAACTCTTCTAGAATCTCTACTTTTTCTATCATCTCAGTGTCAAGAGAATCAGATGCAGCACCAAGCCATAGAGTTGCACGGTAAGTCTTTGGGGTTTTATCTAAAAAACGAAATAATTTTGTATGAGAGCCAAAACCAATAAGTAAAACACCTTTTGCAAAAGGATCAAGTGTTCCTGAAAAACCGGCTTTTTTATCATTATATTTTCTTTTTAATCTTGATAGAAAAAAATTCGAGCTGATCCCTGTAGGTTTATATGCTACAAAGAGTCGATTCATAGGCGCTCAACAAAAGATGCAAGGATATCTCTTTTAGTACCTGCAAAGTTGATGTTTAGCTTGAACTCTCGTCCACTTTTACTAATACCTGTAACTCTGCCTGTTCCAAAGATTTTATGACGTACTAAGTCACCTTTTTTAAAGGCTGTATTTTTTTCTACTTTTAAAGAGCCTTCACAAAGTCCAGCTTCATTAAAAAATCGACTCTTTTGAAGATCACTTCTTCGTCCTTTGTAAAATCTACTTCCGGCATGAGAAAGTGTAAGCGTCTCTTTGGCTCTGGTAAAAGAAACATAACCTAGACGTCTCTCTTCTTCCAAATCACTTCCATCACCTATAAGAGGTAAAAAGCCTTCTTCAAGCCCTATGATAAAGATATGCTCAAACTCCAGACCTTTTGAAGCGTGAATACTCATCATGTAGATGCTCTCACCCTCAACCTGGTCTTGTTCACTTTGAAGAGTCAACTCATTTAAAAACTCATCAAGTCCTGACTCAGGAGATTTTTTTACAAAGTCGCGAAAGAGTCCATAGAACTCATCCATGTTTAAAATTCTTTCTGCTTCATCTTGCATACCTGCATAGATGTTTTTTAAGTGAAAAGTCTCTTCTAAAACATCTATAAAGTTATATGTAGACTCAGTAGCTACCTTTGATACTTTTTCAATATCTTTAATAAATGTCTTTAATGTACTTGCATTCTTCTTTCTAACAAGCGTTTCTAAATCAGCTAAAGATGTTTTCTTTATATACTCATATATAGATGATGATGAAGCATGAGCGGCTAGTTCAATCTTTTCTATACTAGCTTTTCCTAGACCTCTTTTTGGCTTATTTACTACTCTTTTAAATGAGAAGTCGTCATGAAAGTTTGTAATTATACGTATATAACTTATAAGATCTTTAATCTCAGCTCTATCATAAAATCTAAGTCCGCCGACAAGTTTATAAGCAATTCCGGTACGATTTAAACCCTCTTCAATAGAACGACTTAAAACATTAACGCGATAAAGAATAGCAATATCATTGGCTCTAACCCCAGAGTCCAAAAGTTTTTTTATTTTTTGTGCTATTTTTCTTGACTCTTCATTTTCATCATGAGAGTTAATAATACTAACATCTTCACCGGCACCACGAGTAGCAATGAGCTTCTTGCCCAATCGAGAACGGTTGTGTTCAATAAGCGCATTTGCAACTTTTAAAATAGGCTCTTTTGAGCGATAGTTATTTTCTAGCTTAAAAGTGGATGTACCTTTAAAATCCTGATCAAACTCAATGATATTTCTTATGTGTGCTCCACGCCAACCGTAGATGCTCTGATCATCATCACCGACAACACATAAATTGTTATGAGAAGTACATAGTTTTTGTAGAAGTTTTAACTGTAATTCGTTTGTATCTTGATACTCATCAATCATAATATACTGATACTTTTGAGATGTTGTTTCTGCAAGTTTCGGGTTTTCATCTAGAAGTTTATATGTTAAAGCTATAAGGTCATCAAAATCTACTAAATTATTTTCTCTTAAATAAGCTTCATACTCTTCATAAACTTTCGCAATTTGCTGATAGTTAAAAAGCTCTGCTTGTTTATAAGCATCATCTGGAGTTAAAAGTGAGTTTTTATATCTTGATATTTCACTAGCTATTAGTGGTGTTGGAATCTCAGAATTTATTTTTTTGATGATTCTTTTTTTATCATCTGTATCAATTACAACAAAGTTGTTTTGTCTGTTTAAAAGATGAATATTAAACTTTAAAAATAGCAGACCAAACTTATGAAATGTACAAAGAAGTGGCGGATAAGAGATATCTTTAATCATATCTAGCGCCCGTTCACGCATCTCTTTTGCCGCTTTATTTGTAAAAGTTAGCGTTAAAGTGTTGGATGCAGGAATACCAAGAACCTCAACAAGATACGCCAGACGAGAGACTATAGTAGTTGTTTTTCCACTCCCAGCCCCCGCTAAAATCAGAACCGGACCCTCTGATTGTTTTACAGCTTGACTCTGAGATTCATTAAGTTTTTCAAATATTTTTTCCATCTTTTTCCATTACTTGTCACTAATCTATGATTATTTACTCTATTATATCAAAATA
Protein-coding regions in this window:
- a CDS encoding 4-(cytidine 5'-diphospho)-2-C-methyl-D-erythritol kinase, whose product is MKIYRAYAKVNVFLKITGKRDNYHEIISRFMRVDSLYDELCFSPKTKDGFEIIGEFSCETQQNTIYKAYVALREAVESESLDKLMDSYAIEVKKSIPAFAGLGGGSSDAATYLKMCNEVLHLGLSKNELAQIGLKVGADVPFFIYGYDSANVSGIGEIVEEFKEDILDFEVYTPKVEISTPKVYISYRENFYSPIDGFEIQELKNKTSLEVLESMSADEANDLFKPALQEYSELKNHYKHGYYFSGSGSSFFRLAI
- the csrA gene encoding carbon storage regulator CsrA, which codes for MLVLARKLDESIIIGDNINIKIISIDKGVVKLGIDAPRDVSIIRNELLEDVKDLNIAASKKHSHDDLSLLSKIIKK
- the truB gene encoding tRNA pseudouridine(55) synthase TruB (catalyzes isomerization of specific uridines in RNA to pseudouridine; responsible for residues in T loops of many tRNAs), which translates into the protein MNRLFVAYKPTGISSNFFLSRLKRKYNDKKAGFSGTLDPFAKGVLLIGFGSHTKLFRFLDKTPKTYRATLWLGAASDSLDTEMIEKVEILEEFSLEKIEEVVKSLEGELEYEPPIFSAKRINGQRAYDLARAGKEFTLNKINSSIYETKLISYCHPFVTFEATVSEGTYIRSLGRIITHRLGLEYGSLSALERLCEGQFRFDEEKALDIKKSLNIPINFYLGDSENLKYGRVLALEDLEIQEDGYYWLDNGDNISIINIENQTVKYELGRIYTC
- a CDS encoding ATP-dependent helicase, with product MEKIFEKLNESQSQAVKQSEGPVLILAGAGSGKTTTIVSRLAYLVEVLGIPASNTLTLTFTNKAAKEMRERALDMIKDISYPPLLCTFHKFGLLFLKFNIHLLNRQNNFVVIDTDDKKRIIKKINSEIPTPLIASEISRYKNSLLTPDDAYKQAELFNYQQIAKVYEEYEAYLRENNLVDFDDLIALTYKLLDENPKLAETTSQKYQYIMIDEYQDTNELQLKLLQKLCTSHNNLCVVGDDDQSIYGWRGAHIRNIIEFDQDFKGTSTFKLENNYRSKEPILKVANALIEHNRSRLGKKLIATRGAGEDVSIINSHDENEESRKIAQKIKKLLDSGVRANDIAILYRVNVLSRSIEEGLNRTGIAYKLVGGLRFYDRAEIKDLISYIRIITNFHDDFSFKRVVNKPKRGLGKASIEKIELAAHASSSSIYEYIKKTSLADLETLVRKKNASTLKTFIKDIEKVSKVATESTYNFIDVLEETFHLKNIYAGMQDEAERILNMDEFYGLFRDFVKKSPESGLDEFLNELTLQSEQDQVEGESIYMMSIHASKGLEFEHIFIIGLEEGFLPLIGDGSDLEEERRLGYVSFTRAKETLTLSHAGSRFYKGRRSDLQKSRFFNEAGLCEGSLKVEKNTAFKKGDLVRHKIFGTGRVTGISKSGREFKLNINFAGTKRDILASFVERL